AAAAAAAGAATTGGATACCTTCCTGAAAATCCACCGCTTTATATGGACATGACTGTGCAAGAATACCTTGACTTTGTGAGCGATATCAAAAAGGTGGATAAAAAAGAGAAAAAAAGAAGCATGGATAAGATAATGGAAACTGTTGGCATTGCTCATGTGAAAAACAGGCTCATAAAAAATCTTTCAAAGGGATACAAGCAGAGGGTTGGACTTGCTCAGGCTTTAATTGGCAATCCTCCTGTTTTAATTTTGGATGAGCCAACAATTGGACTTGACCCAAAGCAGATAATTGAAATAAGGTCTGTTATAAAGTCGCTAAGAAGTGAACATACAATAATCTTAAGCTCACATATCCTGCCAGAGGTAAGCGCAGTGTGTGAAAGAGTTCTGATAATCAACAAAGGCAAGATAGTTGCAAGCGACACACCCGAGAATCTATCTAAAAGACTTACTCATGGAAGCAAACTTCAACTGAGGATTTTGGGTCAAAGACAAAAGGTTTATGGAATCCTTGAAAAGGTGCCAGGAGTAAAATACATAGAATTCATTGGACCAAAAGAACCAAACACTGTTGAGGTTATTGTTGAAGCAGAAAACGATATAGATATAAGGGCAGATATATTCTATGCACTGAGCGAAGCAAAACTTCCTATTTTGATGATGAGAGCGGTTGACCTGACACTTGAAGAAATCTTCCTGCAGCTTACAACCGAGGAGAAGGAGGCTGAAGCTGTATGAGTGCAGTTTTGAAAAAAGAGCTAAAAATATATTTTTCAACACCAACAGGTTATATATTCATGGGATTTTTCCTTTTGATTTCGGGATTTTTCTTTGCAGTGTCAAACCTGTTCCCAGCGAGCCCGAACTATACATCAGTGCTGGGTAACATAACATTCATATTCTTAGTTGTTGTGCCAGTGTTGACAATGAGACTTTTGAGTGAAGAGGCAAGAACAAAGACAGACCAGCTCCTTTTAACATCGCCTTTAAAACTGACAGACATTGTGCTTGGCAAGTATTTGGCTGCTGTTACTGTTTTTGTTATTACCATTGCCGTTACCATTTTGTATCCCATAATACTTTCTTTTTACGGCGACATTCCTGTTGCAGAAACACTGGGTGCATATATAGGATTTTTCCTTCTTGGATGCTCATTTATTTCAATAGGTCTTTTTATATCATCACTGACAGACAACCAGTTCATTGCAGCTGTGGTGACATTTTCTGCACTGCTTTTGACATGGGTTGTGGACTGGCTTGAGTCTGCACTCCCAACAGACAGAGTTGCAGGATTTATATTTGTGCTAATTCTTATTGGGATAGTTAGCGCATGGATTTACCTTACGATAAGAAATATAATTGTCAGCGTTTCAGCAGGAGTGGCAGGAGCAGCAGCATTTGTTGCGGTGTACATCTTAAAACCTGACTTTTATGACAATGCTATAGTTAGATTTTTCAAGTGGTTTTCGCTTTTAAGTAGATATCAAAAATTCACAAACGGACTTCTGGATTTGTCATCAATAGTCTACTATCTATCTTTTATATTTGTTTTTATATTCCTTACAATAAGAGTACTTGAAAAAAGAAGATGGAGCTAAAAAGGGGGAAGAACATGGTGAAACTTGATTTTAAAGCTATTAAGAGCTCGTTCAAAACAAGAAAGTTCAAATATGGCGGATACGCTGCTATGCTAACTGCATCTGTAATCGCTATCCTGATAGTTTTGAACCTTTTGGTTGGTCAAATTCCAGCAAAGCTTGACCTTACACACAACAGACTTTATTCACTTTCAAAACCTACGGTTGACCTTTTGAAAAACCTAAAAAAAGATGTCACAATTTATGCTCTTTTTCCGACCGGAAATGAAAACCCTGTGATCTCTGAGTTTATCCAGAAATATGCTGAGAAATCCTCACATGTAAAGATTAAATACATAGACCCTTATAAAAATCCAGGGTTTGTTAAAAAATATGATACAAGCGGTTCTGGCATTGATGAGGGTTCGCTTATTGTCGAAAGCGGAAATAAGTTTAGAGTAATCAACAGATACGACATGGTTGACTACTCATATAACGAACAGACAGGTAGTACAAATGTAACAGGTCTTACAATAGAACAAAAACTGACACCTGCAATCTTGTATGTTACATCGGACAAAAGCCCTGTTTTGTACGAGCTAAAAGGTCACGGAGAGGACACGCTAATTAGCCTTGGCATTTCAAGCGAAATTGAGGCTGCAAACTATGAGATAAGAGATTTAAACCTTTTAACTGAAAAGAGCGTACCTCAAGATGCAACAGCTGTTGTAGTAATTTCTCCAAAAACAGATATCTCAGACATTGAGCTCAAAAAATTAAAAGATTATATAAATGGCGGCGGGCGTGTAATGTTTTTAATGGATCTATTGAAAGATGAGCTCAAAAACTTCAACAGCCTGTTTGAAAGTTTGGGAGTAAGGCTTGAACATGGAATTGTCATGGAAGGTGACAATAACTACAACGCAGGAAACCCTGTGTGGATACTGC
The DNA window shown above is from Caldicellulosiruptor owensensis OL and carries:
- a CDS encoding ABC transporter ATP-binding protein, with protein sequence MIKVEHLTKKYGQHYAIHDISFEVQKGEIVGFLGPNGAGKSTTMNIITGYLSPTEGTAYVDGFDILEEPEEVKKRIGYLPENPPLYMDMTVQEYLDFVSDIKKVDKKEKKRSMDKIMETVGIAHVKNRLIKNLSKGYKQRVGLAQALIGNPPVLILDEPTIGLDPKQIIEIRSVIKSLRSEHTIILSSHILPEVSAVCERVLIINKGKIVASDTPENLSKRLTHGSKLQLRILGQRQKVYGILEKVPGVKYIEFIGPKEPNTVEVIVEAENDIDIRADIFYALSEAKLPILMMRAVDLTLEEIFLQLTTEEKEAEAV
- a CDS encoding ABC transporter permease subunit translates to MSAVLKKELKIYFSTPTGYIFMGFFLLISGFFFAVSNLFPASPNYTSVLGNITFIFLVVVPVLTMRLLSEEARTKTDQLLLTSPLKLTDIVLGKYLAAVTVFVITIAVTILYPIILSFYGDIPVAETLGAYIGFFLLGCSFISIGLFISSLTDNQFIAAVVTFSALLLTWVVDWLESALPTDRVAGFIFVLILIGIVSAWIYLTIRNIIVSVSAGVAGAAAFVAVYILKPDFYDNAIVRFFKWFSLLSRYQKFTNGLLDLSSIVYYLSFIFVFIFLTIRVLEKRRWS
- a CDS encoding GldG family protein, whose translation is MVKLDFKAIKSSFKTRKFKYGGYAAMLTASVIAILIVLNLLVGQIPAKLDLTHNRLYSLSKPTVDLLKNLKKDVTIYALFPTGNENPVISEFIQKYAEKSSHVKIKYIDPYKNPGFVKKYDTSGSGIDEGSLIVESGNKFRVINRYDMVDYSYNEQTGSTNVTGLTIEQKLTPAILYVTSDKSPVLYELKGHGEDTLISLGISSEIEAANYEIRDLNLLTEKSVPQDATAVVVISPKTDISDIELKKLKDYINGGGRVMFLMDLLKDELKNFNSLFESLGVRLEHGIVMEGDNNYNAGNPVWILPKLESHDIVNPIDLNNMYMLIPNAQPIVETKFKKRTITIEKLLTTTSNSWLRKDLNSTSLNKEKGDESGPFTLAVAITDKADTLNAKLRPRDAKIVIVGNATFLNAQFSKNVPGNLNFVVNALNWLQDKKDTLQIQPKDLTTFRLNLSTTQAMIWSVVTVVGIPLVILILGLTIWLRRRHL